One Kineosporia sp. NBRC 101731 genomic region harbors:
- a CDS encoding SDR family oxidoreductase, with translation MSAEAGQVVVITGASAGIGRATAVAFAERGAKVALLARGQAGLDGAAAEVRAAGGQALTISVDVADAEAVQRAADRAQAELGPIDIWVNSAFSSVFAPFSEISADEFRRITEVSYLGFVYGTQAALRLMRPRDRGTVIQIGSALAYRGIPLQSAYCGAKHAIQGFHESLRIELMHEGSGINTTMVQMPAVNTPQFSWVLSRLPKQAQPVAPIYQPEVAARAVLYAADHPQRREYWVGTGSAKTILGNAVIPAVLDRYLARTGFSSQQTSDPRPPDQPSNLWEPADGEGGKDFGSHGIFDDQARTFSKQQWVAHRVGPVTSKLGPAVSGLGASLIGYGDSLSKKAGALVSKARS, from the coding sequence ATGTCAGCCGAGGCAGGTCAAGTAGTCGTCATTACCGGAGCCAGCGCAGGAATCGGCCGGGCCACCGCGGTGGCCTTCGCCGAGCGCGGGGCCAAGGTGGCGTTGCTGGCCCGGGGACAGGCCGGGCTGGACGGGGCCGCCGCCGAGGTGCGTGCGGCCGGCGGGCAGGCCCTGACGATCAGCGTCGACGTGGCCGACGCCGAAGCCGTGCAGCGCGCCGCCGACCGGGCGCAGGCCGAGCTCGGGCCCATCGACATCTGGGTGAACTCGGCGTTCTCGTCGGTGTTCGCGCCGTTCAGCGAGATCAGCGCCGACGAGTTCCGGCGCATCACCGAGGTCTCCTATCTGGGCTTCGTCTACGGCACCCAGGCAGCCCTGCGGCTCATGCGCCCGCGCGACCGGGGCACGGTCATCCAGATCGGCTCGGCCCTGGCCTACCGCGGAATCCCCCTGCAGAGCGCCTATTGCGGCGCCAAGCACGCCATCCAGGGCTTCCACGAGTCGTTGCGCATCGAGCTCATGCACGAGGGCAGCGGTATCAACACCACGATGGTGCAGATGCCCGCCGTGAACACCCCGCAGTTCTCCTGGGTGCTGTCGCGACTGCCGAAGCAGGCCCAGCCGGTGGCCCCGATCTACCAGCCGGAGGTCGCCGCGCGCGCCGTGCTGTACGCCGCCGACCACCCCCAGCGCCGTGAGTACTGGGTCGGAACCGGCTCCGCGAAAACCATTCTCGGCAACGCCGTGATCCCCGCCGTGCTCGACCGTTACCTGGCCCGCACCGGGTTCTCGTCGCAGCAGACCAGCGACCCGCGTCCGCCCGACCAGCCCTCGAACCTGTGGGAGCCCGCCGACGGCGAGGGCGGCAAAGACTTCGGTTCGCACGGCATCTTCGACGACCAGGCCCGGACCTTCAGCAAGCAGCAGTGGGTGGCCCACCGGGTCGGCCCGGTCACCTCGAAGCTCGGCCCGGCCGTCAGCGGGCTTGGAGCCAGCCTGATCGGCTACGGCGACAGCCTGTCCAAGAAGGCCGGCGCCCTGGTCAGCAAGGCCCGCTCGTGA
- a CDS encoding TetR family transcriptional regulator produces MAGVPKFDRAQALHQAAGEFADRGYQGTSVTHLVAATGLLRGSLYGAFDSKSELFRASFEEALNNASDTGLLIDLLVVALRERAADDPRVAALANRAIDHLKASGRPVAAQVYGRLVERAGISPETA; encoded by the coding sequence ATGGCCGGAGTACCGAAGTTCGATCGCGCACAGGCCCTGCACCAGGCCGCCGGTGAGTTCGCCGACCGGGGCTATCAGGGCACGTCCGTCACCCACCTCGTGGCGGCGACCGGTCTGCTGCGCGGAAGCCTGTACGGCGCCTTCGACAGCAAGTCCGAGCTCTTCCGGGCCAGTTTCGAAGAGGCACTGAACAACGCCTCCGACACCGGCCTGCTCATCGACCTGCTCGTGGTGGCCCTGCGCGAACGGGCCGCGGACGATCCCCGGGTGGCCGCGCTCGCGAACCGGGCGATCGATCACCTGAAGGCGTCGGGGCGGCCGGTGGCCGCCCAGGTCTACGGGCGCCTGGTCGAACGGGCCGGCATCTCTCCCGAAACTGCCTGA
- a CDS encoding alpha-L-arabinofuranosidase C-terminal domain-containing protein, whose product MSTGPARVVINLDLPGPTISRHLYGHFAEHLGRCIYGGLWVGEDSPLPNTGGIRSDVVEALKALHIPNLRWPGGCFADDYHWRDGIGPRETRPRMVNSHWGDVIEDNSFGTHEFMALCELLGAQPYVSGNVGSGTVREMSEWIEYLTRGDDSPMAGLRRRNGRDEPWTVPFWGLGNEGWGCGGNLRGDAFADLARQYATYVRDHGDNTVYRIAAGANADDYAWTESLMKALGPVEKTSTPVFQAVSFHYYTMSGDWQDKGEATSFTEDEYYRTIAQAHRVEELLTRHSTVMDRRDPHRRIGLVLDEWGTWWNVEEGTNPGFLYQQNTLRDALVASLHFDAFHRHADRLVMANIAQTVNVLQAMILTDPDTGALVLTPTYHVFEMNTGHHDAAALTAHVLDDQTRDSDGLTVPLLSASASTTGDTALVSLSNLDAGQARSVVLDLRGREMREHRARILTAPTLQSHNSPETPEAVRPRPHEALTPHPRGLLVDLPAHSYVTVSLTLGA is encoded by the coding sequence ATGAGTACGGGACCCGCGCGCGTCGTCATCAATCTGGATCTACCCGGGCCGACGATCAGCCGCCACCTGTACGGCCACTTCGCCGAGCACCTGGGCCGGTGCATCTACGGCGGACTGTGGGTGGGGGAGGACTCGCCCCTGCCCAACACCGGCGGCATCCGCAGCGACGTGGTGGAGGCCCTGAAGGCGCTGCACATTCCCAACCTGCGCTGGCCCGGCGGGTGTTTCGCCGACGACTACCACTGGCGCGACGGCATCGGGCCCCGGGAGACCCGTCCCCGGATGGTGAACTCGCACTGGGGCGACGTGATCGAGGACAACTCCTTCGGCACCCACGAGTTCATGGCCCTGTGCGAACTGCTCGGCGCCCAGCCGTACGTCAGCGGCAACGTGGGGTCCGGCACGGTGCGCGAGATGTCGGAGTGGATCGAGTATCTGACCCGCGGCGACGACTCCCCGATGGCCGGCCTGCGCCGCCGGAACGGCCGCGACGAGCCCTGGACGGTGCCGTTCTGGGGCCTGGGCAACGAGGGCTGGGGCTGCGGTGGCAACCTGCGCGGGGACGCCTTCGCCGACCTGGCCCGGCAGTACGCGACCTATGTGCGCGATCACGGCGACAACACGGTCTACCGGATCGCGGCCGGCGCCAACGCGGACGACTACGCCTGGACCGAGTCGCTGATGAAAGCCCTCGGCCCGGTGGAGAAGACCAGCACCCCGGTGTTCCAGGCCGTGTCGTTCCACTACTACACGATGAGCGGCGACTGGCAGGACAAGGGCGAGGCCACGAGCTTCACCGAGGACGAGTACTACCGCACCATCGCCCAGGCCCACCGGGTCGAGGAACTGCTCACCCGGCACAGCACGGTGATGGACCGCCGGGACCCGCACCGCCGCATCGGGCTCGTCCTCGACGAATGGGGCACGTGGTGGAACGTCGAGGAGGGCACGAACCCCGGCTTCCTTTACCAGCAGAACACGTTACGCGATGCCCTGGTCGCGAGCCTGCACTTCGACGCGTTCCACCGCCACGCCGACCGGCTGGTGATGGCGAACATCGCGCAGACGGTCAACGTGCTCCAGGCGATGATCCTCACCGACCCGGACACCGGCGCCCTCGTCCTCACCCCGACCTACCACGTGTTCGAGATGAACACCGGCCACCACGACGCCGCCGCCCTGACCGCCCACGTCCTCGACGACCAGACCCGCGACAGCGACGGCCTGACGGTGCCCCTGCTGTCCGCGTCCGCGTCCACCACCGGCGACACCGCTCTGGTGAGCCTGTCGAATCTGGATGCCGGGCAGGCCCGTTCGGTCGTGCTCGACCTGCGCGGCCGCGAGATGCGGGAACACCGCGCCCGCATCCTGACCGCCCCCACCCTGCAGTCGCACAACAGTCCCGAGACCCCGGAAGCCGTGCGACCGCGTCCTCACGAAGCGCTCACCCCGCACCCCCGCGGCCTGCTCGTCGACCTGCCGGCCCACTCGTACGTGACGGTGTCGCTGACCCTGGGGGCGTGA
- a CDS encoding TSUP family transporter codes for MFFPPELGLPALALLLLAAFAAGWIDAVVGGGGLLQLPALLLVPGLTPVQVLATNKLGSVFGTATSALTYYRRARPDLRTALPMAAVALVGSFAGASIASSLPVAVFKPVIVVALVVVAALTLARPALGQATALRYAGHAHYRAAVAVGLAIGVYDGVLGPGTGTFLVMAMVSLIGYDFLQASAKAKIVNFATNIGALLFFAPSGAVVWGLGLMLGVANLSGSYLGARMAISSGTKFIRVVFLVVVLALIVKVSHDVWVENLS; via the coding sequence GTGTTCTTCCCTCCCGAGCTCGGGCTGCCCGCCCTGGCCCTCCTGTTGCTTGCCGCGTTCGCCGCGGGCTGGATCGATGCCGTCGTCGGGGGCGGCGGCCTGCTCCAGCTGCCGGCGCTGCTGCTGGTGCCCGGTCTGACCCCGGTGCAGGTCCTGGCGACGAACAAGCTGGGGTCGGTCTTCGGTACCGCCACCAGCGCGCTGACCTACTACCGGCGCGCCCGCCCCGATCTGCGGACCGCCCTGCCGATGGCCGCGGTCGCCCTGGTCGGCAGCTTCGCCGGGGCGTCCATCGCCTCGTCGCTGCCCGTGGCCGTCTTCAAGCCCGTCATCGTGGTGGCACTGGTCGTGGTGGCCGCACTGACCCTGGCCCGCCCGGCCCTGGGACAGGCCACCGCGCTGCGGTATGCGGGGCACGCCCACTACCGCGCTGCGGTCGCGGTCGGGCTGGCCATCGGCGTCTACGACGGGGTGCTCGGCCCGGGCACCGGCACCTTCCTGGTGATGGCCATGGTCAGCCTGATCGGCTACGACTTCCTGCAGGCCAGCGCCAAGGCCAAGATCGTCAACTTCGCCACCAACATCGGTGCGCTGTTGTTCTTCGCGCCCAGCGGTGCCGTGGTCTGGGGCCTGGGCCTGATGCTCGGTGTGGCGAACCTGAGCGGTAGCTACCTGGGCGCCCGGATGGCCATCTCCAGCGGCACCAAGTTCATCCGGGTCGTTTTCCTGGTCGTGGTCCTGGCCCTGATCGTCAAGGTGAGTCACGACGTGTGGGTGGAGAACCTGAGCTGA
- a CDS encoding Cof-type HAD-IIB family hydrolase translates to MEALDLRLVVADMDGTLLDGTGSIPAGFWPLLEQMHERGIVFVPASGRQYATLAHLFERAPADMPFVAENGTYVVQEGVELASTTLDAAVVQDAVSLLRDLVAGELDVKLDLGVVLCGKRSAYVERTDEPFVGEVRKYYAALEIVDDLLAVDDQMLKIAVFDFGDAETGAGPQLERFRQSQQVVVSNEHWVDVMAAGVNKGDAVRRLQDRLGVTREQTVVFGDYLNDLEMLDAARWSFAMANAHPEVLARAAAVAPSNTENGVLTTLGSLLADGRI, encoded by the coding sequence ATGGAAGCCCTCGACCTGCGGCTGGTGGTCGCGGACATGGACGGGACGCTGCTGGACGGCACCGGGAGCATCCCGGCGGGTTTCTGGCCACTGCTGGAGCAGATGCACGAGCGGGGCATCGTCTTCGTCCCCGCCAGCGGCCGCCAGTACGCGACGCTGGCGCACCTCTTCGAGCGGGCCCCGGCGGACATGCCGTTCGTGGCCGAGAACGGCACGTACGTGGTGCAGGAGGGCGTCGAGCTCGCCTCGACCACCCTGGACGCGGCGGTCGTGCAGGACGCGGTCTCGCTCCTGCGGGACCTGGTGGCCGGTGAGCTGGACGTGAAGCTGGACCTGGGCGTGGTGCTGTGCGGGAAGCGCTCGGCGTACGTCGAGCGCACCGACGAGCCGTTCGTGGGTGAGGTGCGCAAGTACTACGCCGCGCTGGAGATCGTCGACGACCTTCTCGCCGTGGACGATCAGATGCTGAAGATCGCGGTCTTCGACTTCGGCGACGCCGAGACCGGGGCCGGGCCCCAGCTGGAGCGGTTCCGCCAGAGCCAGCAGGTCGTGGTGTCGAACGAGCACTGGGTCGACGTGATGGCCGCCGGCGTCAACAAGGGTGACGCGGTCCGGCGCCTGCAGGACCGGCTCGGGGTGACCCGCGAGCAGACCGTGGTGTTCGGGGACTACCTCAACGACCTGGAGATGCTCGACGCCGCCCGCTGGTCGTTCGCGATGGCCAACGCCCACCCCGAGGTGCTGGCCCGGGCCGCGGCCGTGGCGCCCTCCAACACCGAGAACGGCGTGCTCACCACGCTGGGCTCGCTGCTGGCCGACGGCCGGATCTGA
- a CDS encoding (2Fe-2S) ferredoxin domain-containing protein yields the protein MSRSARRARTTPERSDDAGRCTVTICRGCCCGSPAKIPHLDHEAQFTSLHRALQGVARIRRTSCLDACDEANVMVIQPSAEGRRAGGRPVWLGHVNDPDAAADITAWVDNGGPGLADPPGVIDLYLFQPSRRVRHELEG from the coding sequence ATGAGTAGAAGTGCCCGCCGTGCCCGCACCACCCCCGAAAGATCAGACGATGCCGGGCGCTGCACGGTCACGATCTGCCGGGGCTGCTGTTGTGGCTCCCCCGCCAAGATTCCTCATCTGGACCATGAGGCGCAGTTCACCAGCCTGCACCGGGCGCTGCAGGGCGTCGCGCGCATCCGGCGCACGTCCTGCCTGGATGCCTGTGACGAGGCCAACGTCATGGTCATCCAGCCGTCCGCCGAGGGTCGCCGGGCCGGTGGTCGCCCGGTCTGGCTCGGCCACGTCAACGATCCGGACGCGGCCGCCGACATCACCGCCTGGGTCGACAACGGGGGCCCCGGCCTGGCCGACCCTCCCGGCGTCATCGACCTGTACCTCTTCCAGCCCTCACGCCGCGTCCGGCACGAACTCGAGGGCTGA
- a CDS encoding helix-turn-helix domain-containing protein, with protein sequence MSDRARASLARVLDDLGTTLLDLVHPVAERPQEIGGVVIHDRLDEPVLPPHALVLGVGLETEDDVVALLGRLGRERALALVVRAPVPAGPAVREAADRAGICLLGLSRGVPWAHLAALLRSLLAEGDVGADGPQSLGGLPAGDLFAVANAIAALMDAPVTIEDRSSRVLAFSGRQNEADASRVETVLGRQVPEPVRELLARRGVFRDLHRSHDPVLVDPVTFAGVVQLPRLAIVVRAGDEVLGSIWATVTGPLGEARIQAFGEAAKLVALHMLRVRAGADGQRRMRTDLLSTALTGGAGATDALGRLGLAGSPLLVLAVVGDDEQERLGDAFAMHLSAVHPRAVAATIGGVTYGLVPMRPDQVPGADERAARLARDFLDRVGERLGPVAAVGPVAPDLAGLVRARTATDRVLRVLRENPRGRRVAGLDEVQAESLLLELRDQVAARGDRPSGALLRLAEYDQTHGSFLVVTLRAWLDAFGDVIAAAASVPVHPNTFRYRLRRVTELGGIDLTDAEQRFALMLQLRVHRLPESGT encoded by the coding sequence GTGTCCGACCGTGCCCGTGCCAGCCTCGCCCGTGTCCTGGACGACCTGGGCACCACGCTGCTCGATCTGGTGCACCCGGTGGCGGAGCGACCACAGGAGATCGGCGGCGTCGTGATCCACGACCGGCTCGACGAGCCGGTGCTGCCGCCGCACGCCCTGGTGCTCGGTGTCGGTCTGGAGACGGAGGACGACGTGGTGGCCCTGCTCGGGCGGCTGGGCCGCGAGCGCGCGCTGGCCCTGGTGGTGCGCGCTCCGGTCCCGGCCGGCCCGGCGGTGCGGGAGGCGGCCGACCGGGCCGGGATCTGCCTGCTGGGGCTCAGCCGCGGGGTGCCCTGGGCCCACCTGGCCGCGTTGCTGCGGTCGCTGCTGGCCGAGGGCGACGTCGGGGCGGACGGGCCGCAGTCGCTGGGCGGTCTGCCGGCCGGTGACCTGTTCGCGGTGGCCAACGCGATCGCGGCGCTGATGGACGCCCCGGTCACCATCGAGGATCGCAGCTCGCGGGTGCTGGCCTTCTCCGGCCGGCAGAACGAGGCGGACGCCTCCCGGGTGGAGACGGTGCTGGGCCGGCAGGTGCCCGAACCGGTGCGGGAGCTCCTGGCCCGCCGGGGTGTCTTCCGCGACCTGCACCGCTCGCACGATCCGGTGCTGGTCGACCCGGTGACGTTCGCCGGGGTCGTGCAACTGCCGCGGCTGGCGATCGTGGTGCGGGCCGGTGACGAGGTGCTCGGCTCGATCTGGGCCACGGTGACCGGCCCGCTCGGTGAGGCCCGGATCCAGGCGTTCGGTGAGGCCGCGAAACTTGTTGCGTTGCACATGTTGCGGGTGCGGGCCGGGGCGGACGGGCAGCGCCGGATGCGTACCGACCTGCTCAGTACGGCGCTGACCGGGGGAGCCGGGGCAACGGACGCACTGGGCCGGCTCGGGCTGGCCGGGTCACCGCTGTTGGTGCTCGCGGTGGTAGGGGACGACGAACAGGAGCGCCTGGGCGATGCTTTCGCCATGCACCTGAGCGCGGTGCACCCCCGCGCGGTGGCGGCCACGATCGGCGGGGTGACCTACGGGCTGGTGCCGATGCGGCCCGATCAGGTGCCGGGTGCCGACGAGCGCGCCGCCCGCCTGGCCCGCGACTTCCTCGACCGGGTGGGAGAGCGGCTGGGTCCGGTCGCGGCCGTCGGCCCGGTCGCGCCCGACCTGGCGGGCCTGGTGCGTGCGCGCACCGCCACCGACCGTGTCCTGCGGGTGCTGCGGGAGAACCCGCGCGGGCGCCGGGTGGCCGGCCTGGACGAGGTGCAGGCCGAGTCGCTGCTGCTGGAGCTACGCGACCAGGTGGCCGCGCGCGGTGACCGTCCGTCCGGTGCGCTGCTGCGGCTCGCCGAGTACGACCAGACCCACGGCAGCTTCCTGGTCGTCACGCTGCGGGCCTGGCTGGACGCCTTCGGCGACGTGATCGCCGCCGCGGCGTCGGTGCCCGTGCACCCGAACACCTTTCGCTACCGCCTGCGGCGGGTCACCGAACTGGGCGGGATCGACCTGACCGACGCCGAGCAGAGGTTCGCGCTGATGCTGCAACTGCGGGTGCATCGGTTGCCGGAGTCCGGTACCTAG